A region of the Gammaproteobacteria bacterium genome:
TCGTCGAAGCTGCGCGCAAAGATACCGTTGATAAATCCCGCCAGCGCGAACAGGATCGCGGTCAGGAAGACCACACTGACCGTGACAAAAATGTTGTGGATATGCAGATCGGTAAAAAACAGCGACACCAGAAACACCGCCACGCCTACCGTCATTCCGCGCACCACGCCGCCACCGACAAACCCGAGCAGAATGATGTAATTCGGCGTCGGTGAAATCAGCATCTCCTCGATATGACGCTGAAACTTAGCGCCGAAGAAAGACGACACCACATTGGCATATGAGTGCGCGATGATGCCCAGCATAATAAGGCCCGGGACTATGTATTCCATGTAGGTGAAGCCGTGGATATCGCCGATCTGCGAGCCGATCAATTTGCCGAAGATGACGAAGTAAAGCACTATCGTGATGGTCGGCGGCAGCACGGTCTGAATCCAGATGCGTATAAAGCGCAGGAATTCCTTGATGAGGATGGTCTTGAAGGCGATGTATTTCTGGCGAAGATTCATTATTTTTCGGTTCGGGATAATGTCCTCAGGACGCGCTTTTGGTATTGACCAGCCGCACGAAAAGTTCCTCCAGTCGGTTCGACTTGTTCTTCATGCTCAGCACTTCGATGCCATGTCCTGACAACGACTGGAATACCTGATTGAGGTTCTGTTCCTTGGATATCGATACCTCGATGGTCGTGCCGTCCACCTGCTGCGCGTCGTACGCGGGTAGCGGCGGTAGTTGCACTACCGGATTGCGCAGGAACAGCACGAAGGTCTCCACGTGCAAAGTATCCAGCAGGCGGCGCATGCTGGTGTTCTCGATCACCCGCCCGCCGTCGATGATGCCGATGGTGCGGCACAGGCTCTCGGCTTCTTCCAGGTAATGCGTGGTGAGTATGATAGTGGTGCCCTCGCCGTTGATCTGCCGCAGGAACGTCCACATCGAGCGCCGTGTTTCGATATCTACGCCGGCGGTCGGCTCGTCCAATATCAGCAGCCGCGGGCTGTGCACCAGCGCGCGCGCGATCATGAGCCGCCGTTTCATGCCGCCGGAAAGCTCGCGTGCGCTGGTGCGCCGCTTCTCCCAGAGCCCTAAGCGCCTGAGGCAGGCTTCGGCCGCGACATACGCGGGACGGCGGTCAATCCCGTAATACCCCGCTTGATTAACCACAATCTCGACGATGGGTTCGAACATGTTGAAATTGAATTCCTGCGGCACCAGGCCGAGACTGGCGCGTGCGTCAGCGAACTGTGTATCGATATCCCTGCCGAAGATAAAAACCTTGCCGCCCGACTTGTTGATCAGGGAGCTGACGATACCGATAGTGGTTGATTTTCCGGCGCCGTTGGGGCCCAGCAGCGCGAAGAAATCGCCCTCCTGAATCTCCAGATCGATACCCTTGAGCGCGGTCACGCCGCTCTTGTAGGTTTTGGATAAATTGCGGATCGAGAGTGCGGCGGTCATGGAGACGATAGAACGGTGCGGATGCACTTTGCAAAGCGCGGTAGTTTAACATAGCAGCCGCGGGACGCTGTGGCGAAAACCTATTACGCCCTCGAATGTTTCACGGCCGCCACGGATGGGTCAGCCGTTCCGATCATCCCGGTCGCGCGGAACGACTATCCCGCCTGGCTCGAGCGCCAGCCAGAAACGCGCCGCCGCTGGCTCACGAGCGCCGACTTCTATATCGCTGGCGAAATGCCGGCGCTCGTGCCAGGTGAGCGCGGTACCCTGGAAGCAATCATTGTCGGGGTCGAATCCGCGGCGGACTTCTGGGCGTTCGGCACTTTGCCCCTGCGCCTGCCGGTCGGCGATTACCGCATCGCCGCCGAAGGGGCGATTGACGAAGCGAGCGCCGCACTGGGCTGGGGGCTGGGTGCGTACCGTTTTCAGCGCTACAAGTCGGCCGCGCGCGAACTGCCCCGACTGGTGCTGGGTGATGGCATAGATCCGGCGGCAATAGAAGCACAGGTGCGCGCCGCTTATCTGGTGCGGGATCTGATCAATACGCCGGCCGCGGACATGATGCCGGCGCAACTGGCGGAAGCGGCCGCCGGGCTCGCGGAAGAATTCGGCGCGCAGATGCGGGAAATTGTCGGTGACGAGCTTCTGACCGGCGGTTATCCAGCGATCCACGCGGTGGGTCGCGCCAGCGTCCATACGCCGCGCCTGATCGACGTGCTCTGGGGGCAGCCGGATCATCCGAAAGTCACGCTGGTAGGGAAGGGCGTTTGCTTCGACAGCGGCGGTCTCGATATCAAGTCGGCAAGCGGCATGCGCATCATGAAAAAAGACATGGGCGGCGCCGCGCACGCGCTGGGTCTGGCGTATCTGGTCATGGCCGTAAAATTACCGGTGCGTCTGCGGGTGCTGATTCCCGCGGTGGAAAACGCCATTTCCGGCAATGCGTTCCGGCCGGGCGACGTGCTGGCTACGCGCAAGGGTTTGAGCGTGGAGGTCGATAACACCGATGCCGAAGGACGCCTGGTACTGTGCGATGCGCTCGCGGAAGCCGCGGCGGAGTCGCCGGCGCTGGTGATCGATTTCACTACTTTGACGGGTGCGGCGCGTATCGCGCTGGGTACCGAATTGCCGGGCTTCTTCACGGCGTCGGATGAGGTGGCCGAGGGCGTGATGAATGCAGCCAGCCGCGCGCACGATCCGGTGTGGCGATTACCGCTGCACGCGCCCTATCGAGCGATGTTGGACAGCGACATCGCCGATCTCGTGAACGCCTCACCGGAGCCATACGGTGGCGCGATTATCGCCGCACTGTTCTTGCAGGCGTTTATGCCGGCGTCGATCGATTGGCTGCACTTCGACGTCATGGCGTGGAACCTGCGCGCCAAGCCGGGACGCCCAAGAGGCGGCGAGGTTATGGGCATGCGCGCCGTGTTCGAATATCTCGGTCAGCGTTTTCCACAACCCGCATGAAGCTGGACCGTACTCTCTCCATCGCACCGATGATGGCGCGCACCGATCGACATTTTCGCTATCTGGCAAGGCTTATTACGCGCCACGCGTTGCTTTATACGGAAATGATTACAACCGGGGCGCTGTTGCGCGGGGACGCCGCCCGTCTGCTCGCCCACGACGATACCGAACATCCACTGGCCTTGCAGCTCGGCGGCTGCGATCCGCAGGATCTGGCGCGTTGTGCGCGCCTCGCCGAAGAGGCTGGCTTCGATGAGGTCAATCTTAACGTCGGCTGCCCTAGCGACCGTGTGCAGGCGGCTCGCTTCGGGGCCTGCCTGATGGCGGAGCCCGCGCTCGTCGCAGACTGCGTGGCCGCGATGTGCGGGGCGGTCGCGCTGCCCGTTACGGTGAAGACCCGCATCGGCATCGATCGCCAAGACTCGTTCGAAGTCTTGTCCCGCTTCGTGGCTACGGTGGCTGCGGCCGGTTGCGGCACGTTCATTATTCACGCGCGCAAAGCCTGGCTGCGTGGCTTGAGTCCTAAAGAGAATCGTGCCTTACCGCCGTTGCGCTATGACGTAGTGCGTCGATTGAAGCAGGAATTCCCCGGGCTTGAGATCATATTGAATGGCGGTGTCACCTCGCTGGATCAGGCGCACGCGGAACTGATGCATGTGGACGGGGTAATGCTCGGCCGCGAGGCTTACCAGAATCCATTTAGTCTGGCGGAGGTGGATAGCCGCTTCTACGGAGACAGCGCCGCGGCGCGCACGCGCGACGAGGTGCTGAGTGAATTTATCGCCTATCTCGAGCGGCGGCAGTTAATGTACGGCACGCCACTCTCACAAATCGCGCCCCACATGATGGGCATCTTCCACGGCCAGAAGGGTGCGCGACTCTGGCGCGGTTGTCTGAGCATGGTCGGTGCCCGGCGCGGCGACCTCAGAAACATCGAAGAGGTGCAACGGCAGTTGGCGGCAATCAACAAGGTCACTGCGGAAGATGCGATGGAGTGCTCAAGCCCGCTTTAATGCCTAAGGTTCCTCTCAGTGCTCAACTTAATCGTTTCGGTTAATCGCTGGCTTAGGGTTCGTGTTGCGCTCTGCCGCTAACCTTAAAGCAGATCCTCGACTGCCTTGCGCTCCTCGCGCAGTTCGCGTTCGGTCGCCTGCATCTTCTTGGTGCTGAATTCATCGATGGCGAGGTCTTGCACGATTGTATAGTGGCCGTTGGCGCAGGTGACCGGGTAGGAATAAAGAATGCCGGGTGCGATGCCGTAGCTGCCGTCGGACGGGATGCCCATGCTGACCCAGTCGTCTTTCGGCGTACCATGCACCCAGGTCTTGATGTGATCGATCGCCGCAGAGGCCGCGGAAGCTGCGGACGACGCGCCGCGCGCCTTGATAATTGCGGCGCCGCGTTGCTGCACGGTTGGCATGAATTCGTCGCGATACCAGTCCTGCGCCACCAGTTCTTTCGCCGGTTTGCCCTTGACGGTGCAGTGGCTGATGTCCGGGTATTGACTGGCCGAGTGGTTGCCCCAGACGATCATGTGCCTGATGTGATTGACGTGGGTGGCGGTTTTTTGCGCCAGCTGGCTGAGCGCCCGATTGTGATCCAGCCGCATCATGCAGGTAAACTGGCGCCGATCGAGGTCCGGCGCGTTGGCCGCGGCGATCAGCGCATTGGTGTTGGCCGGATTGCCGACCACGATGACCTTGACGTCCGGCGAAGCCTGATCATTGATCGCCTTGCCCTGCGGGCCGAAAATCTTTCCGTTCGCGCTCAGCAGGTCGGCGCGCTCCATACCGGGACCGCGCGGCTTTGATCCCACCAGCATCACGTAGTCGGCACCGTCGAAACCTTCGTTGGTGTCCGCCGTGGCAATAATTTCTTCGAGCAGCGGAAACGCGCAATCGCGCAACTCCATTTCGACCCCTTGCAGAGCCTTGAGCGCGGGCTCGATCTCGATGAGTTGCAGAATCACCGGCTGGTCCGGGCCCAGCATATCGCCAGCTGCGATACGAAACGCCAGCGCATAGCCTATGTTGCCGGCCGTGCCGGTAATGGCGACGCGTGCGGGTTTTTTCATTGGATCACCTCATGCTTTTTAACTTTGTAACGAATGTGCCGTCGAATGGGAGTAACTCAAGAACGAACCGCTGTGGTTCGCGGGCAAGACCAACTCGCCTGCCAGGCAACATAAACGCTAGGTTACGATCGCGCAACACCTGTGGCTGCGTTAAGCGGGATGCCGCGGATGATGCGGCTTATCGATACGCATAAAAAACCGGTGTGCACCAGTGCGCCGCACCGGTCTACGTCAACGGCGCGGAGTAGACGCTATGCGGCCTGCATCTCATCCATGCGGATGCCCAGTCTTGACGTGATACTTGCAAAACACGCGTTCGTCTTGATCATTGATCAGGCTGAAGGTGTGACTGGAAAATTCCCCATGGCGATGATGCCACGGTTAAGTTGTATAGTCATATTGGCGCGGCCATTTATCAAATAGAATAAACGCCTCCTGTTGATCAAAGAACTCAAACAAACGGAGGAGTCAATGACGTTACAGGAGTTGCGCTATCTCGTAGCGTTGGCCGACGAAGGGCACTTCGCCCGGGCGGCGGAACGCTGTCACGTCGGTCAGCCGACTTTAAGCACACAGCTGAAAAAGCTGGAGGGATTCTTAGGCGTTGCCCTGTTCGAACGCGGCAAGCGGCATGTGATCCCGACTCCGCTGGGTGAGGCTATCATCGCGCAGGCGCGCATCGTGCTGGAAGAGGCGGGCAAGCTACGCCAGCTCGCGGACCACGGCCAAGACCCGATGCGGGGCCCGTTTCG
Encoded here:
- a CDS encoding ABC transporter permease codes for the protein MNLRQKYIAFKTILIKEFLRFIRIWIQTVLPPTITIVLYFVIFGKLIGSQIGDIHGFTYMEYIVPGLIMLGIIAHSYANVVSSFFGAKFQRHIEEMLISPTPNYIILLGFVGGGVVRGMTVGVAVFLVSLFFTDLHIHNIFVTVSVVFLTAILFALAGFINGIFARSFDDISIVPTFVLTPLTYLGGIFYSIDMLPPFWQAVSLVNPILYMINAFRFGIIGHSDISVTVSFGIILGFILVLFTLSLRLLDRGVGIRT
- a CDS encoding leucyl aminopeptidase family protein; translated protein: MAKTYYALECFTAATDGSAVPIIPVARNDYPAWLERQPETRRRWLTSADFYIAGEMPALVPGERGTLEAIIVGVESAADFWAFGTLPLRLPVGDYRIAAEGAIDEASAALGWGLGAYRFQRYKSAARELPRLVLGDGIDPAAIEAQVRAAYLVRDLINTPAADMMPAQLAEAAAGLAEEFGAQMREIVGDELLTGGYPAIHAVGRASVHTPRLIDVLWGQPDHPKVTLVGKGVCFDSGGLDIKSASGMRIMKKDMGGAAHALGLAYLVMAVKLPVRLRVLIPAVENAISGNAFRPGDVLATRKGLSVEVDNTDAEGRLVLCDALAEAAAESPALVIDFTTLTGAARIALGTELPGFFTASDEVAEGVMNAASRAHDPVWRLPLHAPYRAMLDSDIADLVNASPEPYGGAIIAALFLQAFMPASIDWLHFDVMAWNLRAKPGRPRGGEVMGMRAVFEYLGQRFPQPA
- a CDS encoding ABC transporter ATP-binding protein, which encodes MTAALSIRNLSKTYKSGVTALKGIDLEIQEGDFFALLGPNGAGKSTTIGIVSSLINKSGGKVFIFGRDIDTQFADARASLGLVPQEFNFNMFEPIVEIVVNQAGYYGIDRRPAYVAAEACLRRLGLWEKRRTSARELSGGMKRRLMIARALVHSPRLLILDEPTAGVDIETRRSMWTFLRQINGEGTTIILTTHYLEEAESLCRTIGIIDGGRVIENTSMRRLLDTLHVETFVLFLRNPVVQLPPLPAYDAQQVDGTTIEVSISKEQNLNQVFQSLSGHGIEVLSMKNKSNRLEELFVRLVNTKSAS
- a CDS encoding malate dehydrogenase, encoding MKKPARVAITGTAGNIGYALAFRIAAGDMLGPDQPVILQLIEIEPALKALQGVEMELRDCAFPLLEEIIATADTNEGFDGADYVMLVGSKPRGPGMERADLLSANGKIFGPQGKAINDQASPDVKVIVVGNPANTNALIAAANAPDLDRRQFTCMMRLDHNRALSQLAQKTATHVNHIRHMIVWGNHSASQYPDISHCTVKGKPAKELVAQDWYRDEFMPTVQQRGAAIIKARGASSAASAASAAIDHIKTWVHGTPKDDWVSMGIPSDGSYGIAPGILYSYPVTCANGHYTIVQDLAIDEFSTKKMQATERELREERKAVEDLL
- the dusA gene encoding tRNA dihydrouridine(20/20a) synthase DusA is translated as MKLDRTLSIAPMMARTDRHFRYLARLITRHALLYTEMITTGALLRGDAARLLAHDDTEHPLALQLGGCDPQDLARCARLAEEAGFDEVNLNVGCPSDRVQAARFGACLMAEPALVADCVAAMCGAVALPVTVKTRIGIDRQDSFEVLSRFVATVAAAGCGTFIIHARKAWLRGLSPKENRALPPLRYDVVRRLKQEFPGLEIILNGGVTSLDQAHAELMHVDGVMLGREAYQNPFSLAEVDSRFYGDSAAARTRDEVLSEFIAYLERRQLMYGTPLSQIAPHMMGIFHGQKGARLWRGCLSMVGARRGDLRNIEEVQRQLAAINKVTAEDAMECSSPL